TGCCCGTAGTGAAGGTGGCATGGGCAAACCCTACGGCATGGCCTTCGACAGTAGCGGAAATCTGTATGTCGCCAGCTTCAATACCAATGAGATCCTGAAGTTCGATTCCAATGGTGATCCAGTTCCTGGCGGCCCATTCATTGCTGCTGGAACAGGTGGTCTCGCCAATCCACGCGGGATTACAATCGGTCCGGACGGACTCCTGTATGTCGCCAATGGTGCCACCGAAAGTATTCTGCGATTTGATCCCAACACGGGTGCATTCGTTGATAACTACACCTTCAACGCCACCATCCAGTTGCCCTACGGTCTTACCTTCGGTCCGGATGACAACCTGTATGTTGTTGACACTGACCTGGGTAGAGTCCTGAAATTTGCAGGTCCCTTCGGTACCTCAACAGCCCGTGTGATTACAGACACGGCTCTGATTGTTGCCAGCAACGGCGTTGATTACGGTGATGCTCCTGCATCATTCCCGGTTCTCGATGCCGAAAATGGTGCCAAGCATGCAATCAATAACTACACGAACCTCTATCTCGGTGCAGGCGTCACTGCCGAAGCCGATGGACAGGAATCCGCGACAGCGAGCCTGGACACTGATGACGGCATCCTGCTCAACCCGATTATCGCCGGTGACACTTCCACAACAATCACCATCATCTCGTCTGGAACAGGCTTTATGGATGCCTGGATCGACTTCAATGGTGATGGCGACTGGAACGATCCCGGTGAGCAGATTCTCTCCAGCCAGGCTGTGGTTGCCGGTGCTAATTCTGTTTCCATTGCAGTCCCTCTGGGTGTGACTGTCGGTGAAGTTGCAGCCCGCTTCCGCTTAAGTTCGGCTGGTGGATTATCTACAACTGGTGCTGCAGCAGACGGGGAAGTCGAAGACTACCTGGTCACTGTTGTGCCGCAAGGTTTCACCGGTCTGCTGCCCGATCCGAACCGACCTGGCAAATCAGCCCTGTTCATCACCGGGACACAGGCGAATGACATCATTCTGCTCTCGCAGACCTACCAGACCAATATCGTTCAGGTTCGCCTGAATGGCGTCAACCTGGGTGAGTTCGCTCCTACGGGTGGCGTTTATGTCTGGGGCCTGGGCGGAGATGACCAGATTATCGCCGACGACACCTTCTACAACCGCGAATCAATGTTCTTCGGCGGACTGGGTAACGACTACCTCGTCGGCGGCTGGGGCAACGACGTCCTGGTCGGAGGTGCAGGTAACGATACCATTGAAGGTGGCCCTGACGGCTTTGACATTCTGATTGGTGGTCTTGGTTCTGACTTTGTCCGTGGACATAACGAAGCTCTCTACACCGACTATGGTCAGAATGGTGACATCCTGATTGGTGGAGCAACGGTCTATGACAACGGCCTGGCACAGCTGTTTGCGATCTATCAGGAATGGATCTCTGCCGATCCATTTGGCGACCGGGTTGCCAGCATCAGTACTCGCGTTGATAACGCATCCCTGGGCGTAAATAACGTTCGCCTGGATGATACGACTGTCTTTGACGACGGCGAACTGGACCAGCTCTACGGTGCCGTGGCCCGTGGTGATGACTGGTTCCTGCTTGATCTCGGTTACGATATCAACAACGCCGGTGCTCACGATGTCCGGCAGTAAACCAACTACCCCACGTTAACCGCACAGCCCCTGAGAAATTCATTTTTCAGGGGCTGTGTTTTATTAATTCTGACAGTTTGATCTACCAGCGTTCTACCGGACCGTTGGGGGTTTTGACCAAAGCGGTGGGAACAGAGGACTCGCGTTCTCCGTGACGCGCACGGATCTGATTGACAATCTCCTGAAACTCATCCGCAGATTCCAGTCGACGCAGACGGTCTTCCAGATCTTCCGGAATTCCGAGGCGGGCACCATACCAGGCGGCAAACTTCCGTATCAGCTGGCAGCCATAGTTGTCATAATGATCGATCATCAGACGGAAATGATGCTCGAGGAATGCGATCTGTTCCTCACGGTTCGGTTCTTCGACAGGCTGATCTCCTTTGAGTGTCATCTCAATCTTGCGAAAGATCCAGGGATCCATCATCGCACCCCGGCCAATTGAGACGGCTTCACAACCCGTTTCTTCACGCATACGGAAAGCATCTTCGACCGTACAGACATCTCCGTTGCCAATCACCGGAATCTCCTGTACCGCTTCCACCGTCTGTCGGATGCCCTCCAGATCGACACTGCCGCCAAATCCCTGATTACGGGTCCGCCCATGAATCGTAATCGCAGCGACGCCCGCCTGCTCAAATTCCCTCGCCAGTAACGGCGCGGTGATCGAATCCCGGTCCCAGCCCAGCCGCATCTTAACGGTAACTGGCAGCGAAACCGCATCGACGACGTCCGCCACCATCTGACAGGCTTTTTCCGGGGAGCACATGATCCGTGCCCCACCGCCACTGCCGTTGATTTTCGCCATGGGACAGCCCATATTCAGGTCAACGGCTTCATAGCCGGCTGTTTCCAGCCAGCGGGCGGCTTTGACGAGTTCTTCAGTCACTCCACCAAAGATCTGTACTGTTAAAGGACGATCAGCTGAGGATGTTTTGAGTAGAGTCTTAGATTTCCGGCTGCCAGCGAGCAGATGCGAAGCCAGCACGAGATCGGTCGTACATAGTCCTACACCTCCGAGACGACGTAAAGCGACACGAAAGGCGTGCTGTGTATATCCGGCCAGAGGCGAGAGAAAATAGCGGGAACTCAGCGTACGATTACCGATCCGGATTTTGGGAGATTCGACAGTACTCCACTTGATCAGAGACATAAGATTTGACGTTTTCTTTCCAATGCGTTTCAGCGGACTAACGGCAACAGGTTTTCCAGAGGCAATCCTACTACATTGGTCAGGCTGCCTTCAATTCGCTTTACAAAGATACTGCCT
This genomic interval from Gimesia chilikensis contains the following:
- a CDS encoding tRNA dihydrouridine synthase, producing MSLIKWSTVESPKIRIGNRTLSSRYFLSPLAGYTQHAFRVALRRLGGVGLCTTDLVLASHLLAGSRKSKTLLKTSSADRPLTVQIFGGVTEELVKAARWLETAGYEAVDLNMGCPMAKINGSGGGARIMCSPEKACQMVADVVDAVSLPVTVKMRLGWDRDSITAPLLAREFEQAGVAAITIHGRTRNQGFGGSVDLEGIRQTVEAVQEIPVIGNGDVCTVEDAFRMREETGCEAVSIGRGAMMDPWIFRKIEMTLKGDQPVEEPNREEQIAFLEHHFRLMIDHYDNYGCQLIRKFAAWYGARLGIPEDLEDRLRRLESADEFQEIVNQIRARHGERESSVPTALVKTPNGPVERW